The Yoonia sp. SS1-5 genome contains a region encoding:
- a CDS encoding TAXI family TRAP transporter solute-binding subunit, producing the protein MLKNTSLIRRAACTVAALFLGLTSASAQEFEKNILTGGPTGTYIQFGNDIAGLMGNCGQTLTVRESAGSLENFLGVRQRPRTQFGIVQSDVLEYLQTYSADDPAIARAIEGVRIAFPLYNEEVHILASKDITSLDDLAGKRVAIGVQDSGTFLTASLILDLADIGVAERLTIGPDDSFAQLQSGDIDAFFYVAGAPTGLFSNADIDSARFHLLPISDPVLQSVYTPAKIPAGTYAFQQEALDVVAVKAILMTYEYNKGLNSYHRASCKAVSDVANQIFERFPDLQENGHPKWNQVDLTDIPPGWDIASCVNDGLAASYALSCADDAPGASGEVTGANAAYRERICAQIGC; encoded by the coding sequence ATGTTAAAAAATACTTCATTGATACGCCGGGCTGCATGCACCGTGGCCGCCCTATTTTTGGGCCTGACATCCGCCAGTGCGCAGGAATTCGAAAAGAACATCCTTACCGGGGGTCCGACAGGCACCTATATCCAGTTTGGCAATGATATTGCAGGGCTGATGGGCAATTGCGGACAAACACTGACGGTGCGGGAATCCGCGGGATCGCTCGAAAATTTCCTTGGGGTCCGGCAACGTCCACGAACACAATTTGGCATCGTGCAAAGTGACGTTCTGGAATATCTGCAGACCTATTCGGCAGATGACCCGGCCATTGCACGCGCCATTGAAGGGGTGCGTATCGCTTTCCCGCTGTATAACGAAGAAGTCCACATCCTGGCATCCAAGGACATCACATCATTGGATGATCTGGCTGGCAAACGGGTGGCCATCGGGGTTCAGGATAGCGGCACGTTCCTGACCGCCTCGCTGATCCTTGATCTGGCTGATATCGGCGTGGCCGAGCGGCTGACAATCGGGCCGGACGATTCATTTGCGCAGTTGCAATCGGGCGATATCGACGCGTTTTTCTATGTGGCCGGGGCGCCGACAGGTCTGTTCAGCAACGCTGATATCGACAGCGCGCGCTTCCACCTGCTGCCGATCTCGGACCCGGTGCTGCAATCGGTCTACACACCCGCCAAGATCCCCGCGGGAACTTATGCATTTCAGCAAGAAGCCCTGGATGTTGTCGCGGTCAAGGCGATCCTGATGACCTACGAGTATAACAAGGGGCTGAACAGTTATCACAGGGCAAGCTGCAAGGCCGTCTCGGATGTGGCGAACCAGATTTTCGAGCGTTTCCCCGATCTGCAGGAAAATGGCCACCCGAAATGGAACCAGGTCGACCTGACCGATATTCCACCGGGCTGGGATATCGCATCCTGTGTCAATGATGGTCTGGCCGCCAGCTACGCGCTCAGCTGTGCAGATGACGCGCCCGGCGCCTCTGGCGAAGTCACCGGTGCCAACGCGGCCTATCGCGAACGCATCTGCGCCCAGATCGGGTGCTAA
- a CDS encoding alpha/beta fold hydrolase, producing MTPLVMVHGFMGGAAQWDGQIAALAATSDVIALDLPGFGANNHLAPITTISGFADWVIAELQQRGVTRFHLLGHSMGGMIAQEIARKVPSQIGQLVLYATGAIGVLPGRFETIAQSKARAKTDGPKATARRIAATWFGDGAAAPAYPACAAIAERATAAAIAGGLDAMQSWSGETALPALPHDTLIIWGDRDRTYQWAQIALLWDNIPNSQLSVLPGCAHAAHLEKPALFNMVLRDHLAIR from the coding sequence GTGACACCGCTTGTCATGGTCCATGGGTTCATGGGCGGGGCCGCGCAATGGGATGGCCAGATCGCGGCCCTGGCGGCGACGTCGGACGTGATCGCGCTTGATCTGCCCGGGTTCGGCGCCAACAATCACCTTGCCCCGATCACGACGATCAGCGGATTTGCCGACTGGGTCATTGCAGAGCTGCAACAGCGTGGCGTGACCCGGTTTCACCTGCTCGGACACTCCATGGGCGGCATGATCGCGCAAGAGATTGCGCGCAAGGTTCCGTCACAAATCGGACAGCTTGTCCTTTATGCCACTGGCGCAATCGGGGTCCTCCCGGGACGTTTTGAGACGATTGCCCAAAGCAAGGCGCGGGCCAAAACGGACGGCCCCAAGGCCACCGCACGCCGGATCGCCGCCACCTGGTTTGGCGACGGGGCCGCCGCCCCGGCCTATCCCGCATGCGCCGCAATCGCCGAACGCGCGACGGCGGCAGCAATTGCCGGGGGGCTGGATGCGATGCAATCATGGTCAGGCGAAACCGCCCTGCCCGCGCTGCCACATGACACGCTGATCATCTGGGGTGACCGGGACCGGACATATCAATGGGCGCAAATCGCGCTTTTGTGGGACAATATCCCCAATAGCCAGCTGTCCGTTCTGCCCGGATGCGCGCATGCCGCCCACCTTGAGAAACCTGCATTATTCAACATGGTCCTGCGGGATCATCTGGCCATAAGGTAG
- a CDS encoding LLM class flavin-dependent oxidoreductase yields MSVVPVTSADLDGAEVSWFSALCSDDYQFLGVPDGDLRSSWAHCRDIAQEAERQGFRNILAPSSYQVGQDTLSFVAGMAPLTERMNFLAAIRCGEMQPIMLARTVATLDHMLQGRLTLNVISSDFPGEVADSAYRYKRSHEVVEILRQAWTQDEINHQGDIYQFTTVPTGPARPYQQNGGPLLYFGGYSPAALDLCGAQCDVYLMWPEPMAQLEQRMKDVHAQAAAHGRTLDYGLRVHMIVRDTEAEAREYADYIVSKLDDEYGKLIRDRAHDSISLGVAHQAKARELADKFGYVEPGLWTGVGRARSGCGAALVGSTDQILSKIETYQKMGIRAFIFSGYPHIDEAKHFGTRVMPHLNTCSLPHVYGRVPKTTPATPLGTGPRH; encoded by the coding sequence ATGTCTGTTGTGCCGGTCACCAGCGCTGATCTGGACGGGGCCGAAGTCAGTTGGTTTTCCGCGCTTTGTTCTGATGACTATCAGTTTCTCGGCGTGCCGGATGGCGATCTACGCTCGTCCTGGGCGCATTGCCGCGACATCGCGCAAGAGGCCGAGCGCCAGGGTTTCCGCAATATTCTCGCCCCCTCTTCATACCAGGTCGGACAGGACACGCTGTCCTTTGTCGCGGGCATGGCCCCGTTGACCGAACGGATGAACTTTCTGGCCGCCATAAGGTGCGGTGAGATGCAGCCGATCATGCTGGCCCGTACTGTGGCAACGCTGGATCATATGCTGCAGGGCCGCCTGACACTGAACGTGATCAGCAGCGATTTCCCGGGCGAAGTGGCCGACAGCGCCTATCGTTACAAGCGCAGCCATGAAGTGGTCGAAATCCTGCGGCAGGCCTGGACGCAGGACGAAATCAACCATCAGGGCGACATCTATCAGTTTACGACTGTGCCCACCGGGCCCGCACGCCCGTACCAGCAGAATGGTGGGCCGCTGCTCTATTTCGGGGGGTATTCCCCTGCGGCGCTGGACCTGTGTGGCGCGCAATGTGATGTCTATCTGATGTGGCCCGAACCCATGGCGCAGCTGGAACAGCGGATGAAGGATGTGCATGCACAGGCCGCTGCCCATGGGCGGACCCTGGATTACGGGCTGCGGGTACATATGATCGTCCGCGACACCGAAGCGGAGGCGCGCGAATATGCTGATTACATCGTCAGCAAGCTGGACGACGAATACGGCAAGTTGATCCGTGACCGGGCGCATGACAGTATCTCGCTGGGTGTGGCCCATCAGGCCAAGGCCCGCGAATTGGCGGACAAGTTCGGCTATGTCGAGCCGGGCCTGTGGACAGGCGTTGGCCGGGCCAGATCGGGATGCGGCGCGGCCCTTGTCGGGTCAACCGATCAGATTCTGTCGAAAATCGAGACCTATCAAAAGATGGGTATTCGTGCTTTCATCTTCTCAGGCTACCCGCATATTGATGAGGCAAAGCATTTTGGAACCCGGGTCATGCCACATCTGAACACCTGCTCGTTGCCACATGTTTATGGGCGCGTGCCAAAAACAACACCCGCGACACCATTGGGCACAGGACCACGTCATTGA
- a CDS encoding GntR family transcriptional regulator, with translation MPDTSALPKYIQVSEMLIREIAAGHLADGARLPPEREMADDLGIAIGTLRKALADVAAKGLLQRRQGSGNYITHRPVVDSVYAFFRLELLRGGGLPTAELLTVDRLAKPAGLPACGQADSGHRIRRLRLLDGQRVALEEIWLDGARADRINPDELSESLYHYYRNALGIVIASVEDRISVGAAPDWSPPAFQLKRGQPCGYIERIGQTADKANVEFSRTWFDGTHARYVSRMGKG, from the coding sequence GTGCCGGACACCTCAGCCTTGCCGAAATATATTCAGGTCAGCGAGATGCTGATCCGCGAGATTGCCGCAGGACATCTGGCCGATGGTGCCAGACTTCCGCCCGAACGTGAAATGGCCGATGATCTGGGCATTGCGATTGGAACACTTCGCAAGGCGCTTGCGGATGTGGCGGCCAAGGGGTTGCTGCAACGCAGGCAGGGTTCGGGCAATTATATCACGCACAGGCCGGTGGTCGATTCCGTTTATGCGTTTTTTCGGCTGGAACTGCTGCGGGGGGGTGGGCTGCCCACGGCAGAACTGCTGACGGTTGACAGGCTCGCAAAACCTGCGGGCCTTCCCGCATGCGGGCAGGCGGATAGCGGGCATCGGATCCGCCGTTTGCGGTTGCTGGATGGGCAACGGGTGGCGCTTGAGGAAATCTGGCTTGACGGGGCGCGGGCTGACCGGATCAATCCGGATGAATTGTCGGAGTCTCTTTATCACTATTACCGCAATGCGCTGGGGATCGTCATCGCCTCGGTCGAGGATCGTATCAGCGTCGGAGCCGCACCGGACTGGTCGCCGCCTGCCTTTCAGCTGAAGCGGGGCCAGCCCTGCGGGTATATCGAACGGATCGGACAGACCGCCGACAAGGCAAATGTAGAGTTTTCGCGCACATGGTTTGACGGCACGCATGCCCGCTATGTCTCGCGTATGGGAAAAGGTTAG
- a CDS encoding MOFRL family protein gives MQGSGRGGRNQELALRIAQEAARRGWRDWVCLQGGSDGRDGPTDAAGGLVDQDTIGKITDLAGLLANNDSYAALAQAGDLLMTDATGTNVADLGVMIRP, from the coding sequence TTGCAGGGCAGCGGGCGCGGCGGGCGCAATCAGGAACTTGCCTTGCGGATCGCGCAAGAGGCCGCGCGGCGGGGCTGGCGCGACTGGGTCTGCCTGCAAGGGGGCAGCGACGGCCGCGACGGCCCGACCGACGCGGCAGGCGGTCTTGTTGATCAGGATACGATTGGAAAGATCACCGATCTTGCAGGGTTGCTGGCCAATAATGACAGCTACGCGGCGCTTGCGCAGGCCGGTGACCTGCTGATGACCGATGCCACAGGGACGAATGTTGCCGATCTTGGGGTGATGATCCGACCTTAA
- a CDS encoding ABC transporter permease subunit gives MDGTVNPLDDPNSDAAIAYAQERHTNIRTFVRTSPSYYIRNFDKIGASARFTPTFNLMAGLFGPIWFGARGLWSWALPFLIIEALALVQIARGLFGDLGADAMDRIASIEGTLELRRQQLAAAIEDGSDRVDAFRRAVEGLEANIGGIRDEAAALAAQGPQIAMIGLGMLLLAKAAQATVANWALEARFSDWLSDRSIRSGMPVSQIVFSAVFMALIAMAAMLHYSFPGRFTLLSTFPTDPDIRLTSIAWVEGFFNWAVLNGEALFDGITFVIRLVLDALEIVFVSTPWIVIASLIVLLTWLTAGVRMAIYSGAFLSYMGLLGFWEKAMTTLALLGTAACLSILIGIPLGMFAARRPRFYAAIQPIMDFMQTMPAFVFMIPVIAFFGTGKPAAVVTTMIFGGTPVVRLTVLGLRGVPESVREAAISFGANKWYLLTRVDLPLASPSIRAGINQTIMLSLAMVVVASLIGAKGLGEDVLEALQYANVGQGILAGFAILFCAMILDRIVQGQRK, from the coding sequence ATGGACGGCACCGTAAATCCGCTTGACGATCCCAACAGCGACGCCGCCATTGCCTATGCACAAGAGCGGCACACCAATATCCGCACATTCGTGCGCACCAGCCCTTCATATTACATCAGGAATTTTGACAAGATCGGTGCCTCCGCCCGGTTCACCCCGACCTTTAATCTGATGGCCGGGCTTTTTGGCCCCATCTGGTTCGGGGCGCGCGGGCTTTGGTCCTGGGCGCTGCCATTTCTGATCATCGAGGCACTGGCGCTTGTCCAGATTGCCCGGGGATTGTTCGGCGATCTCGGCGCCGATGCCATGGACCGGATCGCATCCATCGAAGGCACGTTGGAATTGCGGCGCCAGCAATTGGCAGCCGCAATTGAGGACGGGTCCGACCGGGTCGATGCCTTCCGCCGCGCCGTCGAGGGGCTCGAGGCCAATATCGGCGGCATTCGCGACGAGGCGGCGGCACTTGCTGCGCAAGGCCCGCAGATTGCCATGATCGGGCTTGGCATGTTGCTGCTGGCCAAGGCGGCGCAGGCAACCGTGGCCAACTGGGCGCTTGAAGCGCGCTTTTCCGACTGGTTGTCGGATCGCAGCATCCGCTCCGGCATGCCTGTTTCCCAAATCGTGTTCAGCGCCGTTTTCATGGCACTGATCGCGATGGCCGCGATGCTTCACTACAGCTTCCCGGGGCGGTTCACCTTGCTCAGCACCTTCCCAACAGATCCCGATATTCGCCTGACCAGCATTGCCTGGGTCGAGGGTTTCTTTAACTGGGCGGTACTGAACGGCGAAGCGCTGTTTGACGGCATCACATTTGTGATCCGTCTGGTTCTGGACGCGCTGGAGATCGTCTTTGTCAGCACACCATGGATCGTGATCGCGTCCTTGATCGTTCTGCTGACATGGTTGACGGCAGGGGTACGCATGGCGATCTATTCGGGTGCGTTCCTGTCCTATATGGGGCTCTTGGGTTTTTGGGAAAAGGCCATGACCACGCTGGCCCTGCTGGGAACAGCCGCCTGTCTGTCGATCCTGATTGGTATTCCGCTGGGGATGTTTGCCGCACGCCGCCCCCGCTTTTATGCAGCCATCCAGCCCATCATGGATTTCATGCAGACCATGCCCGCCTTTGTTTTCATGATCCCGGTCATTGCCTTCTTCGGAACAGGCAAGCCGGCCGCAGTTGTCACAACAATGATCTTTGGTGGGACACCGGTTGTGCGCCTGACCGTGCTGGGTCTGCGGGGGGTGCCGGAAAGCGTGCGCGAGGCGGCGATCAGTTTCGGGGCCAACAAATGGTATCTGCTGACCCGGGTTGACCTGCCGCTGGCAAGCCCGTCAATCCGCGCGGGGATCAATCAGACCATCATGCTTTCGCTTGCAATGGTTGTGGTGGCCTCGCTGATCGGGGCCAAGGGACTGGGCGAGGACGTACTAGAGGCGCTGCAATATGCCAATGTCGGACAGGGCATTCTGGCCGGTTTTGCGATCCTGTTTTGCGCCATGATCCTCGACCGCATCGTGCAGGGGCAACGCAAGTGA
- a CDS encoding flavin reductase family protein, translating to MDAGTLATFDPSSDSDSFRGALGTFVTGVTVVTTDSPEGPVAIVANSFASVSLDPPLILWSPAKASKRFEHFAGSRRFAVHVLGADQRDVCAAILRSKTAIGQIPMHLSHCGMPIIEGALATFECNLHATHDAGDHVIVVGQVTKAHHRGGAPLVFHAGQYGAFIEHDDDDSV from the coding sequence ATGGACGCTGGTACACTTGCAACATTCGACCCAAGCAGCGATTCCGATAGTTTTCGCGGGGCATTGGGGACATTCGTCACCGGCGTCACCGTGGTCACGACCGACAGCCCCGAAGGGCCGGTTGCCATTGTGGCCAACAGTTTTGCCAGCGTGTCGCTGGATCCGCCGCTGATCCTGTGGTCACCGGCCAAGGCATCCAAGCGGTTCGAACATTTTGCCGGATCGCGCCGGTTTGCTGTGCATGTACTGGGGGCGGATCAGCGCGATGTTTGCGCCGCGATCCTGCGGTCGAAAACCGCCATTGGCCAAATTCCCATGCATCTGTCCCATTGCGGCATGCCCATCATCGAAGGGGCGCTGGCAACCTTTGAATGCAATCTGCATGCGACACATGATGCCGGGGATCACGTGATTGTTGTGGGTCAGGTGACCAAGGCCCATCATCGAGGCGGCGCGCCGCTGGTCTTTCATGCGGGGCAGTATGGCGCATTCATCGAACATGATGATGACGACAGCGTTTGA
- a CDS encoding aldo/keto reductase family oxidoreductase, producing the protein MNRIEITNDLSFSRIIYGMWRLADDTDTSAAHVQAKLEVCLEQGITTMDQADIYGGYAAEEVLGKALAAAPQLKEQIEIVTKCDILIPAGRYADSAQVKYYDTSPAHIVASVDHSLRLMGVDKIDTLLIHRPDPLMNHIETGAALDQIVASGKVRSVGVSNFKLHDWTLLQSAMDTPLITNQIELSLTAHHGFTNGDVAYLQERAIPIMAWSPLGGGSLVSGEGNAELRTAMTSVAQENDVDIGAVAVAWLVAHPARIMPVMGTNNISRIKRLSDALNVNMDRQTWYKLYTAALGNEVP; encoded by the coding sequence TTGAACCGTATTGAGATTACCAACGACCTGTCATTCAGCCGCATCATCTATGGGATGTGGCGTCTGGCAGATGACACCGACACATCTGCGGCCCATGTGCAGGCCAAGCTTGAGGTCTGCCTGGAACAGGGCATCACCACGATGGATCAGGCCGATATCTATGGCGGCTACGCCGCAGAAGAGGTGCTGGGCAAGGCCCTGGCGGCTGCCCCGCAGTTGAAGGAACAGATCGAGATCGTCACGAAATGCGATATACTGATCCCCGCCGGGCGCTACGCAGACAGCGCGCAGGTCAAATATTACGATACCAGCCCGGCCCATATCGTCGCATCTGTCGATCATTCCCTGCGCCTTATGGGCGTCGACAAGATCGACACATTGCTTATTCACCGCCCCGACCCGCTGATGAACCATATTGAGACGGGCGCCGCACTGGACCAGATTGTCGCGTCCGGTAAGGTCCGATCCGTTGGCGTTTCCAACTTCAAGCTTCATGACTGGACGTTGCTGCAATCGGCGATGGACACCCCCCTGATCACCAACCAGATAGAACTGTCACTGACCGCGCATCACGGCTTTACCAATGGTGATGTCGCCTATCTGCAGGAACGGGCCATCCCGATCATGGCGTGGTCGCCCTTGGGCGGCGGCAGCCTTGTCAGTGGCGAAGGCAATGCGGAATTGCGTACGGCGATGACAAGCGTTGCACAGGAAAACGATGTTGATATCGGGGCTGTGGCCGTTGCATGGCTAGTGGCGCATCCGGCCCGGATCATGCCTGTGATGGGGACAAATAATATCAGCAGGATCAAGCGCCTATCGGATGCTTTGAATGTAAATATGGATCGGCAGACATGGTATAAGCTCTATACCGCTGCCCTAGGGAATGAGGTTCCGTGA
- a CDS encoding Gfo/Idh/MocA family oxidoreductase, whose protein sequence is MEKIRYGLIGCGMMAREHIQNIQLLPHGCVSAVYDPVQELAETAAALAGGAFVAETFDALLAHDAVDAWVIVSPNYLHVGQLRQIVAQRPLPILCEKPLFTDVADGPAVQALFAGYPHPVWVAMEYRYMPPIAALIDRVAAVTGGIKMLTIREHRFPFLPKVGDWNRFNAQTGGTLVEKCCHFFDLMRLLIGAEPVRVMASAGQAVNHLDERYDNRTPDIWDNGYVIVDFANGARAMLELCMFAEGSRYQEEVSAVGPAGKIEAFVPGPGRFWPDTLGAPPVPQLVVSPRSPKGPYVVDIPVDPTLLAAGDHNGSTFYQHQRFNAAIVERAPVEVTVDDGAKAVMIGLAAQESARTGRAITM, encoded by the coding sequence TTGGAAAAGATACGTTACGGGTTGATCGGGTGCGGGATGATGGCGCGCGAGCATATCCAGAATATCCAGCTTTTGCCGCATGGCTGTGTCAGCGCGGTCTATGACCCGGTTCAGGAACTGGCTGAAACGGCTGCCGCGTTGGCGGGCGGGGCCTTTGTGGCAGAGACATTTGATGCATTGCTGGCCCATGATGCTGTTGACGCCTGGGTCATTGTCAGCCCGAACTATCTGCATGTGGGGCAGCTGCGCCAGATTGTGGCCCAACGCCCGTTGCCGATCTTATGTGAAAAGCCGCTATTTACCGATGTCGCCGATGGGCCAGCGGTTCAGGCGCTCTTTGCCGGATATCCGCATCCGGTCTGGGTTGCGATGGAATACCGCTATATGCCCCCCATTGCCGCCCTGATCGACCGGGTTGCTGCGGTCACCGGCGGCATCAAGATGCTGACCATCCGCGAGCATCGTTTCCCGTTCTTGCCAAAAGTCGGCGACTGGAACCGTTTCAATGCGCAAACGGGGGGGACATTGGTTGAAAAATGCTGCCACTTCTTTGATCTGATGCGTTTGCTGATCGGGGCAGAGCCGGTGCGGGTCATGGCCAGTGCAGGGCAGGCGGTGAACCATCTGGATGAACGCTATGACAATCGGACGCCGGATATCTGGGACAATGGCTATGTCATTGTGGATTTCGCAAATGGCGCCCGCGCGATGCTGGAGTTATGCATGTTCGCCGAAGGATCACGCTATCAAGAAGAGGTCAGCGCAGTTGGGCCTGCCGGCAAGATCGAGGCGTTTGTACCCGGCCCGGGCCGGTTCTGGCCTGATACGCTGGGCGCGCCGCCTGTGCCGCAACTGGTCGTCAGTCCGCGATCGCCCAAGGGGCCGTATGTCGTCGATATTCCTGTGGATCCAACATTGCTGGCAGCGGGTGACCATAATGGGTCAACTTTTTACCAGCATCAGCGGTTCAATGCAGCCATTGTAGAACGGGCACCGGTCGAGGTGACCGTTGATGATGGTGCAAAGGCTGTGATGATCGGGCTTGCGGCGCAGGAAAGTGCGCGTACCGGGCGCGCGATCACGATGTAG